The following DNA comes from Streptococcus pasteurianus.
ACAGAATGGTAGAGATTACTAACTGCTTTTTTAAAGTCAGGTGAGCCTTCAATCCAACCATAATTTAACTTTTTAGTTAATAATTCTTGGTAAAATTCTTCTTGCGAAACGCCAGTCAATTCAAATAATTCCTGCAAGGTTAGCGCCTCAATCGAAACGCCTGCAATATCATAGACTGCTTCCTTTTCATGGACATTGAGCCATTCTTCAACGCCAAAACGTGGTAATTTCATCTCAAACCTCACGAACTTTCTATTACTATCATCATTTTACCATGATGACATAAAAACTGGGAGTAAAAAACTCTCAGTCTTGACATTATTCATCTGAACTTGAACTACTTTGTGTGTAAGTCGCTACTTTTTCAAGCCAAGCATCAAAATCACCAGAACCTTCGACTTTTTTGACAACGTTATTGACGGTATCAATTAAATCTTGGCCTGTTCCTTCGGCAATGCGACCGCATAAGCATCTATATCGTTTGATTCCAAGGTCATATCTGCAATCATCAAATCATCATTTTGTAAAACGTAGCCTTCAGCAATAGCTTTCCCCAAAACAACTGCTTGAAGCTGATTATTTTTCAATTCATTAATCATTTCGCCGTTTGATGTTAAGGAAACGAGGCTCGAATCTGGCAATTGGTCTTTCGCAATGTTTTCTTGGATTGAACCTTTTTGCGCACCAACTGCTTTTCCTGCCAAACTTTCAAGTGTGGTATAGGTTGCCTCGTCCGATTTTTTGATGATGACAACATTTTCAGCCTCATAGTAAGCGTCCGAAAAATCATAAGCTTTCTTACGTTCGTCCGTTACTGAAACTCTTGCGATTGCAATATCTGCTTTCCCAGAAGTCACCGAAGCCAATACATTGTTAAATGACATTAGCGAAAAATCTACATCTACACCAAGAGTATCAGCGATAGCATTTTCCAGTTCAATATCGGCACCAACAAAACTATCTTTGGCATCGATTAGTATTTTAAATTCAAACGGTGCGAATTCTGACTCTGTTGCAATCACAATTTTTCCTTTATTTTAAATACTGAATTGGCTGATACCTGTCGAAGATGAACAAGCTGACAAACCTCCTAGTGTTACAAATAAGATAAATCCCCTAAAAAAATTTTTCATACAGCATCTTCTTAGTCGTCAGAATCACTAGAGTCACTTACTGATAATTCATAAGCATTTTGAATGAACTGATTAATTTTTCCAGATTCTTTTAATTCCTTGATAACTTTATTAACTTTCTTAGTTAATTTTGTACTGCCTTTAGGAAGAGCAACAGCGTAGGCATCAGCATCATCTGACGTTAACGTGATACCTGCAATAGTAAGGTCACTGTTATTTGCCACATAACCTTCGGCAATTGGTTTTTCAAGGACAACTGCTTCAATTTGTGAATTTTTTAATTCGTTAATCATTTCACTGTTTTGTGTCAATGAAACGACTTTTGCACCTGCTAATTGTTCAGAAGCAACTGTTTCTTGGATACTTCCTTTTTGAGTACCAACTGATAGACCGTCTAAAGAGTCTGTATCTGTATATTTATCAACATCTGTTTTTCTGATAAGAACAACATTCTCAGCTTCATAATAAGGATCTGAGAAATCATAAGCTTTCTTACGTTCTTCTGTTGCTGAAATTCCTGAGATGGCAATGTCTGCTTTGCCAGATTGAAGACTCGCAAGAACGTTATTAAATGACATTGATGAAAATTTGACATCCACACCAAGTTCTTCTGCAATAGCTTTAGCAATCTCAACATCAGCCCCAACAATAGTATCTTTGCCGTCCACCAATGTTTTAAATTCAAACGGAGCGAACTCTGGGTTCAACGCAACAACAAGTGTTCCTTTGTCTTTGATATCTGATACTGATGTATCTTCTGAACTGCTAGAACCACAAGCTGACAATAGGAAAAGCGAAGCCGCCGCTACTGCTAAACCACCAAATAATTTACTTACCTTCATAATCATTTTCTCTTTTCTTTTTGATATAAATACATTATATTTAATATTTATACATTTGTCAACCTGTAAATTTATAAAAATTCAACATTTTTACATTATTTCTGTATAGAATAGCAAAAAGGCTGAGAAATCAGCCTTTTTTGTATTTTCACATTGCGCGTTATTGTCTTAGTTGCTGTGCCAGATTTCGCCGTTGTATTGTTCAATTGTACGGTCTGATGAGAAGAAACCAGCTTTGGCAATATTTTTAACGACTTTTGTCATCCAAACTTTTTGGTCTTCGTAATCAGCAAGCATTTGTTCTTTAACAGCAATGTATTCTTTAAGGTCAATCAAAGTCATGAACCAGTCTTTGTTAATCAATTCATTGTAAAGACGCTCAAGACGTTCTGCATTACCATATTTCACTAATTCATCACTAACGATGAAGTCAACAGCTTCTTTGATAACTGGGTCATTTTCATAGTAATCAGTTGATATATAACCTTCCGTTGCATAAAGATCAATGATAGTATCAGAATCTTTACCAAATGTATAAATATTATCCATTCCTGCTAATTCAGCAATTTCAACATTGGCACCGTCCATTGTACCAAGAGTCAATGCACCGTTGAGCATGAATTTCATATTACCAGTCCCTGAAGCTTCTTTTGATGCTAGAGAGATTTGTTCAGAAATATCTGTCGCAGGAATTAAGTGTTCAGCAACGGTAACGTTATAGTTTTCAACCAAGTGAACATTTAGGTATTGGTTAACTTCTGGGTCGTTGTTAATCACTTCTGACAAGCAAAGAATCAAGTGAATGATATCTTGGGCAATGATGTAAGCAGGTGCTGCTTTACCACCAAAGATAACAGTAATCTTACGTTCTGGTAAGTTACCACTTTTAATTTCAAGGTATTTATGAATAATATAAAGAGCATTCATTTGTTGACGTTTGTACTCGTGGAAACGTTTGATTTGTGTATCAATAATTGAGTTTTCGTCAAGTTCAATACCTTTATTTTCTTTGAGGTAACGTTTAAGAGCAAGTTTATTATTGTGCTTGATTTCAGCCAATTCAGCATGAACAGCTTCATCATCAGCAAAAGCAAGTAATTTTTCAAGCTTAGTCGCATCAGTCAAGTAGTCATCGCCGATAAGTTCTTTGATATAGTCAGCCAAATCTTGGTTGGCAAATTCAAGCCAGCGACGGAATGTGATACCGTTTGTTTTGTTGTTGAATTTTTCAGGATAAATATCATAGAACGGTTTCAACTCACTGTTTTTAAGGATTTCAGTGTGAAGCGCAGCTACCCCATTGACAGATGTTGAGAAATGAATATCCATATGTGCCATGTGAACACGGTCAGCTTCGTCAATAATTTGAACAGCTGGATCAGAGTATTCGCTAGCAATCAATGTATTCAATTTTTCAATGATTGTTACCAAATGAGGAACAACTTCGTTAAGGTAGTCAAGAGGCCATTTTTCAAGCGCTTCTGCCAAGATAGTGTGGTTAGTGTAACCAACCATATTTTTCACGATTGAAACAGCTTCGTCAAAGTCAATGTCATGTTTTTCAGTCAAAAGACGGATAAGTTCTGGAATGACCATTGATGGGTGAGTATCATTGATTTGCACATAAGCATAATCAGCCAAGTCATGCAAGTTTGACCCACGTTCGATAGCTTCATCAATCAATAACTGTGCCGCATTTGAAACCATGAAATATTGTTGGTAAATACGAAGCAATTCACCGTTCTTATCTGAATCATCTGGATAAAGGAAAAGTGTCAAGTTTTGCCTGATTTCCGTCTTATCAAATGAAATACCATCATGAATCAAACCATAATCAAGACCGTCAATATCAAACAAGTTCAAATAGTTTTTAGTGTCACGTTTATAACCCAAAACATCGATACGGTCAAGACGAGATTTAAGTGTGAAATCTTTAAATGGCACATCATAACTGATATCAGTTGGAACAAGCCATGAATCTTTTTCAATCCAGTAGTTAGCTTCTGCTTCTTGTTGGTTATCAACGAAAACTTGTTTAAAAAGTCCGCAGTGATAGTTAAGACCAACACCTTCACCGTTAATACCAAGTGTTGACATCGAATCAATGAAACATGATGCTAAACGACCAAGTCCACCGTTACCAAGAGATGGTTCAAGTTCAACATCTTCTACTTCGGCAATTGATTTACCAGCTGCTGCTAATTCAGCTTTAACATCTTTGTAGATGCCAAGGTTGATAAGGTTGTTTGACAATAGTTTTCCGATAAGGAATTCAGCAGAAATGTAGTAAACTTTGCGTTTTGCTGTGTTTTTTGGTTTTTCAGCTGCCAAGTCTTTAACGTAATGTAAAAGTGCTACGTAAATATCTTCATTGCTCAATTCAGCAAGTATTTGCCCTTTTGATTGGAGATAGTTTATGAAATTAGTTGTCATTTTTAGTCGCCTTTTCTTCTTTAGTTATCGTTTTAAATGTATTTTTGCGGCAGTAAAGTGCTGTAATATCTTTCAAGAAAGCTTTGCGCTCATCTGTCAAATCTTCTTTAAGCATACGCCATTGCCAGTTGCCACCAACAGTATTTGGAATATTCATACGGCTATCAGCTGGTTTATCAAGTAGATCTTGCATTGTCGCAATCGCAACATCACTAACAGTCACAAACAATGTCCGAAGCATAGCTTGTGTAATCGGTTCATCGTCACTACGGTGAGTGTAAGCATTCACAAATGCTTTTTGCTCGGCAGTCAAGTTGTCATACCAACCGTTGATAACTTCATTATCGTGTGTTCCTGTATAAGCAACGCTATTTTTATTACAGTTATGAGGAGCATCAATACTCTTTCCTTCGGTGTCATAGAAGCCAAATTCAAGAATTTTCATGCCTGGGAAAGCTGTATCTGTCAATAACTGTTCAGCTTTTTCGTCGATGTAACCAAGGTTTTCAGCGATAATCGGAAGGTCACCAAGTTTGTCTTTGACAACATCAAATAAAGCACGTCCTGGACCTGGTTCCCAACTACCGTCATTTGCTGTTTCGTAGTCACCACGGATTTCCCAATAATCTGAGAAGCCTTTGAAATGGTCAATACGAAGAAGGTCATACAATTTGAAGCCTTCTTGAATACGGTAAACCCACCAAGCGTAATTTGTCTTAGCATGATTTTTCCAATCATAAATTGGATTTCCCCAGAGCTGACCATCATCACTGAATTCATCCGCAGGAACACCGGCAATGCAAATTGGATTTTTATCACTATCTACTTTGAAGAGTTCAGGCATTGTCCATACTTCAACACTATCAGCTGAAACATAAATTGGCATATCACCAATAATTTCAATACCATTTTCATTAGCATAAGCTTTGAGTTTAGCCCATTGTTGATAGAAGAAATATTGAGTGACTTTATGGTAAAGAATAGCGTCTTTTAATTTAGCACGGTAAGTTTCAAGAGCCTTTTCTTCTCGTCTAACAACCGCTTTATCGTCCCATTCTTGTAGAGCTTTGTTATCAAAAAATTCTTTAATTGCTATGAAGTCTGCAAAATCTTGTAGCCAGCTCGTATCTTTTTCAAATTCAGCTAAGGCTTCAATATTTTCCTTTTGACTCAAGAAGGCTTTAACTGCTTTTTCCAAAATAGGACGGCGCAATTCAAAAATACGAGCGTAGTCAACAGACTCTAAATCATCACCAAAATTAACGGTTTCAAAATCTTTTTTATCAAGGTAACCTTGTTCACTAAGGAGTTCAAGGTCAATCAGATGCGTATTTCCCGCAGTAGCTGAGAACGATTGATAAGGGGAATCACCATAACTTGTCGTTGTTAGTGGTAAAATTTGCCAGTATGTTTGGTCAGTTTCAACTAAGAAATCAACAAAGTCATAGGCTTCTTGTCCGAATGTTCCCACCCCTTGCTTTCCAGGTAGCGATGTGATATGCATCAATACACCACTTGCACGTTTTTTCATACGTTTTCTCCTTTATCAACTATCTTTACATTGCAAATTATAACGCAACCGTTTGCATTAGTCAACTATTTTCTTGAAAAATTTTCACAAAAAAATCACCTTATTAGCTAATAAGGCGATATAGGGTATTAAAACAAAGCTAAAAAGCTGTTAAACCCTTTTTAGTTAATCATCAACGTGTAATTGGCGTACACTTTCACGTTCTCTAAGCGTAAATGGAACAATAATTTTTTCAGTAATAGCTGTTTTAGGCGATTTAATCAACTCTACCAATCTTCTAAAACTTATTCGTCCAAGATTTGAAACATTAATATCAAAGGTTGTTAAATACGGGTGAACTAGGGTTGAATATGCTGAGTTATTGAAAGTAATAATCGAAATATCATCAGGTACACTCAATTGATAATAAGATAAAAACTGCGTAATTCTAACCGAAATCGTATCTGCAATAACAATTAAAGCGGTTGCTTTGCTCTCTTCGATTTTTTGAATTAGTTCTTCTAATACCATAGGATCTCTACGGTCAAATAAGAGTGCAGGATTGCTATCAAGCTCTAATTTCTCCATGCCACGTAGGTAACCAAAATAACGTTCTGATGACACTTCAGATTTTAAATCATCTGTTACAAAAAGAATCTCACGATGTCCTTTTTGGTAAAGGTATTCTACTGCTTTTTTCCCCATTAATTGGTTATCATTATCAATATAAGTAATGTCGTTTTCAAAACCTTCTGGTGCTCCTACGATAACAAATGGCACGTCATTGTCCATTAAATACTTACGAACAGGATCATCAGGGTCAGAATAAAGGATAATAAAACCATCAACACGCTTCTGACGATACATCAATTTAACCTGTTCTTCAAGTTCATCAACCGTCATCCCTGTTGCGATTGATACCGTAAAATCATTTAGCTTTGCTTCACTTGTAATTGTTGACAAAATTTGCATAAAGAAAGGTTCATTCAAACGATCTGGAGTAATTAATGGTGGAAAAATCAAACCAACGTTATAAGTTAAACCGCTTGCTAACATTTGCGCGGCAACATTGGGCACATAACCAAGATCTGCCATCGCTTTCCGAACTTTATCTTTTGTTTTCTGAGAAATGGATTTATTATCTTTTAAAACGCGGCTAACTGTTGAAGGATTCACGCCAGCTTCAGCCGCTACATCTTTTATTGTAACCATTTATGTCTCCTTTTCACTTTTCATTTTATAATAGATTTACAGTACTGACAAGATTTTACTTGCAAAATCTTATTTTACTCCCTATTATACATAAAAGCAGATTTTCTGCAATTGTTTGCCTTTATATCTTACAACTTTTTTGACAAAAAATTTTTTATTGTTATGAGATCGCTTAAATCAAGCTTTTATGACCATTTTGGGGTTTAAAAACTAAATTTTTTTCAAAAAATCGCTTGACAATATCTGCAAGCGGTTGCATAATATAGGTGTAACAATTATATTACTAATCTTTCTCTAGGAGGGGAAATCATGAAGAAGAATACATGGAAAAAAATGGTCCTTGCTGGTGCAGGTCTTACACTCGCAGGTAGCGTATTAGTCGCTTGCTCAAATTCCTCATCAAATAGTTCAAGCTCTTCATCAAGCAAGACTATTAAATTATGGGTTCCAACAGGCGCTAAAGAATCTTATTCAGAAGTCGTTAAACAATTCGAAGAAGAATCTGGCTACACTGTAAAAGTTGTTGAATCAAACGATTCAAAAGCACAAGAAAATGTAAAAAAAGACCCAGAAAAAGCTGCTGATGTCTTTTCACTCCCACATGACCAACTTGGTCAATTAGTAGAATCTGGTGTTATTCAAGAAGTTCCAGAAGAATATGCCAACGAAATTGCTGAAAACGATACCGACCAAGCAGTTGCTGGTGCTCAATACAATGGTAAAACATACGCCTTCCCATTCGGTATTGAATCACAAGTTCTCTTCTATAATAAGTCTAAACTTTCTGAAGAGGATGTTACTAACTATGAGACAATTACAAGCAAAGCTACATTTGGTGCTACTTTCAAATCAATGAATGCTTACGCTACTGCCCCACTTTTCATGTCAGTTGGTGACACATTGTTCGGAAAAGACGGTGAAACAGTTGATGGCACAAACTGGGGTAACGAAGCTGGTGTATCTGTCCTTCAATGGATTTCAGACCAAAACTCAAACAGCGGATTTGTTAACCTAACAGCTGAAAACGCTATGTCTAAATTTGGTGATGGTAGCGTTGCTGCGATCGAAACAGGACCATGGGATTTGTCAGCTGCACAAGAAGCTATCGGTGAAGAAAATCTCGGTATCGCTGTTTACCCTACTGTAACAATCGGTGGAAATACTGTTCAACAAAAAGCTTTCCTTGGTGTTAAACTTTTTGCTGTAAACCAAGCACCTGCTGGTTCTGACACAGACCGTATCGCTGCTTCTTACAAACTTGCTTCAATGTTGACTAGCGCTGAAAGCCAAGAAAACCAATTTACCTATGAAGGACGTAACATCATCCCAGCAAACAAAGAAGTTCAAGAATCTGATACCGTTCAATCAAACGAATTGGCACAAGCAGTCATCAAGATGGCATCATCATCTGACTACACAGTTGTTACACCTAAACTTAGTCAAATGACAACATTCTGGACTGAAAGTGCTGCTCTTCTCAGCGATGTCTATAATGGTAAAATTCAAAGTAGTGACTACCTCACTAAATTACAAGAATTTGACGCAGATTTAGCTGCTGCTGAGTAAGACGTATTAAAGTGGGGAGTCACTTCCCCACTTTATTTTTAGGTTAATCATTATAGAAGTTATTGCTAAGATATTTAAGCTTAAAACTTTTAGCAGTGACTTCCAATAATGATGTAAAAGGAGTTTTGTATGATTAATTCACAATATTTTGACAGTGTACCTGTTAAAGAAGTTTTCAAAAAAGGTGGCTTTGATACTAAACTGTCATTTCTGATTATGGGATTTTCAAATTTCTATCATAAACAGATTATTAAGGGATGTTTATTCTTACTTTCAGAAATCCTATTTTTGATTGCTTTTGTTACTTCAATTATTCCGAGTTTGCAAGGGTTAATCACTTTGGGTACGCAAGAACAAGGACTTGTTGAGAAAACAGTTGGTGGCATTAAGATGAAAGTCGCTGTTGAGGGTGATAACTCAATGTTAATGCTAATCTTCGGTTTAGCAGCCTTGATTTTCTGCCTTGTCTTTGCTTACATTTACTGGTGTAACCTAAAAAGTGCGCGTAATCTTTATGTTCTAGATAAAGAAAACAAAAAGATTCCAACGTTCAAAGAAGATTTTGAAACACTTGCTAATGGTCGTTTCCACATGACTTTGATGGCAATTCCAATGATTGGTGTTCTGCTCTTTACCATCTTACCATTGATTTACATGATTTGTTTGGCATTTACAAGTTATGACCACAATCACCTACCACCAAAGAGTCTCTTTGATTGGGTTGGTTTCACTAACTTTGGTAATATCTTCAACGGTCGTATGGCAGGAACATTCTTCCCAGTGCTTTCTTGGACCTTGATTTGGGCAGTATTTGCCACAGTAACAAACTTCTTCTTTGGTATTATTTTAGCTCTTATTATCAATACTAAAGGTTTGAAATTGAAGAAAATGTGGCGAACAATCTTTGTTATTATCATTGCGGTGCCACAATTCATTTCACTTCTTATCATGAGAAACTTGCTTAGCGATGCTGGTCCAATCAATGCTATTCTTGAAAAAATCGGACTCGTCTCAGCTGCCAATCCATTGCCATTCTTATCTGATCCGCTTTGGGCCAAGTTCTCAATTATCATCGTTAACATGTGGGTTGGTATTCCTGTAACAATGTTGGTTGCTACTGGTATCATCATGAACTTGCCACAAGAGCAAATTGAAGCTGCTGAAATTGACGGAGCAAGCAAATTCCAGATTTTCAAATCAATCACATTTCCTCAAATTTTACTGGTTATGATGCCGAACTTGATTCAACAATTTATCGGTAACATCAACAACTTCAACGTTATCTACCTCCTTACTGGTGGTGGTCCTACTAACTCTAATTTCTATCAAGCTGGTAGCACAGACTTGCTTGTTACATGGCTTTACAATTTGACAGTTACTGCAGCAGACTACAACCTTGCTTCTGTTATCGGTATCATCATCTTTGTTCTTTCTGCCGTGTTCAGTCTTCTAGCTTACACAAGAACAAGTTCTTATAAGGAAGGGGTTGCGAAATAATGAAAAACCAAAAACGATTAAGATTGACGTTTGTCTATATTTTACTGATTGTTTTATCAATCATCTGGCTCTTTCCAATTGTTTGGGTTGTCCTTACAAGTTTCCGTGGCGAAGGAACAGCTTATGTTAACTATTTCATTCCAAAAACTTGGACGCTGGATAATTATATCAAATTATTCACATCAGATGCCTTTCCTTTTGGACAATGGTTCTTAAATACATTGCTAGTTGCAACAGCATCTTGTATCATAGCAACCTTTATCACGGTTGCTATGGCTTACTCACTCAGTCGTATCAAATTTAAACACCGCAACGGTTTCTTGAAACTAGCACTTGTGCTTAATATGTTCCCTGGCTTTATGAGTATGATTGCCGTTTACTACATCTTAAAAGCCTTTAACCTTGACCAAACACTTCTTGCCCTTGTCTTGGTTTACTCAGCTGGTGCAGCACTAGGCTTCTATATTGCCAAAGGGTTCTTTGATACAATTCCTTACTCACTTGATGAATCTGCCATGATTGATGGAGCAACACGCGCTGATATTTTCTTTAAAATCACACTTCCTCTTTCAAAACCAATTATCGTTTATACAGCGCTTATGGCTTTCATCGGACCTTGGATTGACTTCATCTTTGCTAAGGTTATCTTAGGAGATGCGACAAGTAAATACACCGTTGCCATTGGACTCTTCTCAATGTTGCAACAAGATACCATCAATGATTGGTTCATGTCATTTACAGCAGGTTCAGTTATTATCGCCATTCCAATCACATTACTCTTCATGTTTATGCAAAAATACTACGTGGAAGGTATTACAGGCGGTTCTGTTAAATAATCTAAAACCTAGCATTTCCCCTTCTAAATTAATTATCAAAAACAGCTTAGAACGATTCTTCCAAGCTGTTTTATTTTTACTACATTATTAATTGTAGTAGAAAATTTTGTTTCTTACCAAAATTCGCGTAAGAAATCATCTTTCAAACGTTCACGGTAAAAGAGTTCGTTGAGGTCATCTTCCTCGAAAACGCGAAGCAAATTGAGCATATCATAAGCTAAATCTAGTTTTGGTAATTCCTTGCGAGGAATCCATTTAATTTCGCCCTCGTCAGTCGAATGAATATCACCGACGTAGTCAGAAGCTCGATATAAGAAAACAAGGTAGCGTTCATCTTCTTTAGTGTACCAATGTTTCATTCCTACTAATTGTGGATCGTTAATCGTCAAACCAGTTTCTTCCTTAACTTCACGAATAACAGACTCAACCAAACCTTCGTGTGGCTCAATATGCCCTCCAGGAAGCGCATAACCAGACCAACGATAACGTTTTGGGTCACGAATCTGCATGACAACATTTCCCTGACCATCCTCAATTAAGCACATATTTGTTAAAATCACACTCTGTGCACGTGACATATTTTCCTCCGAATTCTATTCTCTACGCTAATACTTAATATTAATTGTTTTTAGGGTGTTCTAAAGTGAACTTTTACATGAATCTCAATTCTAATCCAAGGCTTTCAATTCTAATACCATATCACGCAATTGGGCAGCAAGTTCAAAATCGAGCATTTCTGCTGCTTCTTGCATTTGTTTTTGAAGTTTCTTAATGGTCTCTTGACGTTCTGCTTTCGTCATAGCATTGTAGTCTGGAATATCTTCTGTGACATCTGTATCAGAACTTTTCGAAATGGCAATCAAATCGCGAATATCTTTTTTGATTGTTTGCGGAATAATACCATGTTCTTCATTGTAACGCATTTGAATTTCACGACGACGCGCAGTTTCGTCCATGGCTTTTTGCATGGATTCTGTAATCTTATCAGCATACATGATAACATGCCCCTCGCTGTTTCGCGCTGCACGCCCAATCGTTTGAATAAGACCACGTTCATTGCGCAAGAATCCTTCCTTGTCCGCATCAAGAATGGCAACCAAACTTACTTCTGGGACGTCAATTCCTTCACGAAGCAAATTAATCCCAATCAAGACATCAAAAACACCTAGACGCAAATCACGAATAATCTCCGTACGTTCCAACGTTTTAATATCTGAATGCATATACTTGACTTTGACACCCATTTCTTTGAGGTAATCGGTCAAATCTTCTGCCATTTTCTTAGTTAATGTTGTAATGAAAGTGCGTTCGCCTTTTTCAGCACGTCTATTGATTTCACCGAGCAAATCATCCATTTGTCCCATGGTTGGACGCACTTCCACTTCAGGGTCAAGTAAACCAGTTGGACGAATGATTTGTTCAACAACAGTATCAGTTTGTTCCAGCTCGTAATCCCCTGGGGTGGCTGACACGTAAACAATTTGGTGAACATGACTTTCAAATTCTTCACGGCGCAAGGGACG
Coding sequences within:
- a CDS encoding carbohydrate ABC transporter permease, producing the protein MINSQYFDSVPVKEVFKKGGFDTKLSFLIMGFSNFYHKQIIKGCLFLLSEILFLIAFVTSIIPSLQGLITLGTQEQGLVEKTVGGIKMKVAVEGDNSMLMLIFGLAALIFCLVFAYIYWCNLKSARNLYVLDKENKKIPTFKEDFETLANGRFHMTLMAIPMIGVLLFTILPLIYMICLAFTSYDHNHLPPKSLFDWVGFTNFGNIFNGRMAGTFFPVLSWTLIWAVFATVTNFFFGIILALIINTKGLKLKKMWRTIFVIIIAVPQFISLLIMRNLLSDAGPINAILEKIGLVSAANPLPFLSDPLWAKFSIIIVNMWVGIPVTMLVATGIIMNLPQEQIEAAEIDGASKFQIFKSITFPQILLVMMPNLIQQFIGNINNFNVIYLLTGGGPTNSNFYQAGSTDLLVTWLYNLTVTAADYNLASVIGIIIFVLSAVFSLLAYTRTSSYKEGVAK
- a CDS encoding ABC transporter substrate-binding protein, which translates into the protein MKVSKLFGGLAVAAASLFLLSACGSSSSEDTSVSDIKDKGTLVVALNPEFAPFEFKTLVDGKDTIVGADVEIAKAIAEELGVDVKFSSMSFNNVLASLQSGKADIAISGISATEERKKAYDFSDPYYEAENVVLIRKTDVDKYTDTDSLDGLSVGTQKGSIQETVASEQLAGAKVVSLTQNSEMINELKNSQIEAVVLEKPIAEGYVANNSDLTIAGITLTSDDADAYAVALPKGSTKLTKKVNKVIKELKESGKINQFIQNAYELSVSDSSDSDD
- a CDS encoding extracellular solute-binding protein, with the protein product MKKNTWKKMVLAGAGLTLAGSVLVACSNSSSNSSSSSSSKTIKLWVPTGAKESYSEVVKQFEEESGYTVKVVESNDSKAQENVKKDPEKAADVFSLPHDQLGQLVESGVIQEVPEEYANEIAENDTDQAVAGAQYNGKTYAFPFGIESQVLFYNKSKLSEEDVTNYETITSKATFGATFKSMNAYATAPLFMSVGDTLFGKDGETVDGTNWGNEAGVSVLQWISDQNSNSGFVNLTAENAMSKFGDGSVAAIETGPWDLSAAQEAIGEENLGIAVYPTVTIGGNTVQQKAFLGVKLFAVNQAPAGSDTDRIAASYKLASMLTSAESQENQFTYEGRNIIPANKEVQESDTVQSNELAQAVIKMASSSDYTVVTPKLSQMTTFWTESAALLSDVYNGKIQSSDYLTKLQEFDADLAAAE
- the glgP gene encoding glycogen/starch/alpha-glucan family phosphorylase — its product is MTTNFINYLQSKGQILAELSNEDIYVALLHYVKDLAAEKPKNTAKRKVYYISAEFLIGKLLSNNLINLGIYKDVKAELAAAGKSIAEVEDVELEPSLGNGGLGRLASCFIDSMSTLGINGEGVGLNYHCGLFKQVFVDNQQEAEANYWIEKDSWLVPTDISYDVPFKDFTLKSRLDRIDVLGYKRDTKNYLNLFDIDGLDYGLIHDGISFDKTEIRQNLTLFLYPDDSDKNGELLRIYQQYFMVSNAAQLLIDEAIERGSNLHDLADYAYVQINDTHPSMVIPELIRLLTEKHDIDFDEAVSIVKNMVGYTNHTILAEALEKWPLDYLNEVVPHLVTIIEKLNTLIASEYSDPAVQIIDEADRVHMAHMDIHFSTSVNGVAALHTEILKNSELKPFYDIYPEKFNNKTNGITFRRWLEFANQDLADYIKELIGDDYLTDATKLEKLLAFADDEAVHAELAEIKHNNKLALKRYLKENKGIELDENSIIDTQIKRFHEYKRQQMNALYIIHKYLEIKSGNLPERKITVIFGGKAAPAYIIAQDIIHLILCLSEVINNDPEVNQYLNVHLVENYNVTVAEHLIPATDISEQISLASKEASGTGNMKFMLNGALTLGTMDGANVEIAELAGMDNIYTFGKDSDTIIDLYATEGYISTDYYENDPVIKEAVDFIVSDELVKYGNAERLERLYNELINKDWFMTLIDLKEYIAVKEQMLADYEDQKVWMTKVVKNIAKAGFFSSDRTIEQYNGEIWHSN
- the malQ gene encoding 4-alpha-glucanotransferase, translating into MKKRASGVLMHITSLPGKQGVGTFGQEAYDFVDFLVETDQTYWQILPLTTTSYGDSPYQSFSATAGNTHLIDLELLSEQGYLDKKDFETVNFGDDLESVDYARIFELRRPILEKAVKAFLSQKENIEALAEFEKDTSWLQDFADFIAIKEFFDNKALQEWDDKAVVRREEKALETYRAKLKDAILYHKVTQYFFYQQWAKLKAYANENGIEIIGDMPIYVSADSVEVWTMPELFKVDSDKNPICIAGVPADEFSDDGQLWGNPIYDWKNHAKTNYAWWVYRIQEGFKLYDLLRIDHFKGFSDYWEIRGDYETANDGSWEPGPGRALFDVVKDKLGDLPIIAENLGYIDEKAEQLLTDTAFPGMKILEFGFYDTEGKSIDAPHNCNKNSVAYTGTHDNEVINGWYDNLTAEQKAFVNAYTHRSDDEPITQAMLRTLFVTVSDVAIATMQDLLDKPADSRMNIPNTVGGNWQWRMLKEDLTDERKAFLKDITALYCRKNTFKTITKEEKATKNDN
- a CDS encoding LacI family DNA-binding transcriptional regulator, whose translation is MVTIKDVAAEAGVNPSTVSRVLKDNKSISQKTKDKVRKAMADLGYVPNVAAQMLASGLTYNVGLIFPPLITPDRLNEPFFMQILSTITSEAKLNDFTVSIATGMTVDELEEQVKLMYRQKRVDGFIILYSDPDDPVRKYLMDNDVPFVIVGAPEGFENDITYIDNDNQLMGKKAVEYLYQKGHREILFVTDDLKSEVSSERYFGYLRGMEKLELDSNPALLFDRRDPMVLEELIQKIEESKATALIVIADTISVRITQFLSYYQLSVPDDISIITFNNSAYSTLVHPYLTTFDINVSNLGRISFRRLVELIKSPKTAITEKIIVPFTLRERESVRQLHVDD
- a CDS encoding sugar ABC transporter permease, with the protein product MKNQKRLRLTFVYILLIVLSIIWLFPIVWVVLTSFRGEGTAYVNYFIPKTWTLDNYIKLFTSDAFPFGQWFLNTLLVATASCIIATFITVAMAYSLSRIKFKHRNGFLKLALVLNMFPGFMSMIAVYYILKAFNLDQTLLALVLVYSAGAALGFYIAKGFFDTIPYSLDESAMIDGATRADIFFKITLPLSKPIIVYTALMAFIGPWIDFIFAKVILGDATSKYTVAIGLFSMLQQDTINDWFMSFTAGSVIIAIPITLLFMFMQKYYVEGITGGSVK